Below is a window of Littorina saxatilis isolate snail1 linkage group LG2, US_GU_Lsax_2.0, whole genome shotgun sequence DNA.
atctcaaaaagtattcttaaagtctaacacatgtttacactcgcactccgtgtctgtagctttagaaataaacaagtccagatataacacatATTTCTTTGCAGCAAATGTCCAGATATCCCCCCCTCagccacgtgtgtgtgtgtgtgtgtgtgtgtgtgtgtgtgtctgtctgtgtgtgtgtgtagagcgattcagactaaactactggaccgatctttatgaaatttgacatgagagttcctgggtatgaaatccccagacgttgttttcatttttttgataaatgtctttgatgacgtcatatccggcttttcgtgaaagttgaggcggcactgtcacgctctcatttttcaaccaaattggttgaaattttggtcaagtaatcttcgacgaagcccggacttcggtattgcatttcagcttggtggcttaaaaaataattaatgactttggtcattaaaaatctgaaaattgtaaaaaaaatattttttttataaaacgatccaaatttacgttcatcttatttcccatcattttctgattccaaaaacatatacatatgttatatttggattaaaaacaagctctgaaaattaaatatataaaaattattatcaaattttttgtgtgaaatcaatttaaaaacactttcatcttattccttgtcggttcctgattccaaaaacatatagatatgacatgtttggattaaaaacacgtacagaaagttaaaacgaagagaggtacagaaaagtgtgctatccttctcagcgcaacgaataccccgctcttcttgtcaattccactggcactgcctttgccacgggcggtggagtgacgatgctacgagtatacggtcttgctgcgttgcattgcgttcagtttcattctgtgagttcgacagctacttgactaaatgttgtattttcgcctaacgcgacttgttttcccttttttccccccatctaaagtcggggtcaaacccgggaacatgcccctactGGTtataccgtgagggcgttaaacattacCTATCATCATCTTCCCTTGTACTCGTCTTGCTTCTGTTATCTGTATGTGTTTGCTGCTCAAAACACCATGCTATCACATAGAGTGTCGAACTCTTTCTGTTTTTAACACATAAATCGTTGTTATCTTTTCGTTTAAAACCCATATTCCCATTATATGAATGTTACTCTAAACCGAGGATCGTTTTTAACAGATGACCCTTTCGTGTGTCCCAGAGGTCGTTGTGCTGCAGTCATTCCTTTTTTTACTGACATGGCAATAACGGACAGTGCAGTCATTTTGTCGGGTAATTCGATAATGGCGAATGTGGCATTTGTAACGTGAAAACACGTGGAGCGGAAGCAGCAGATTAACCTCAATTTGTGCTGATGGCACGAATACTCTGAATGATGCGATATCACACAAACCTGGACAATTTTCACATAGCATCACAATGACCCAAATGTCATTATTCGGCCAAGCTGTGCAGTAATAACTTTCAGGTGGTCTGGTAACTgactgaatgaatgaatgagttggTGAATatatgaaggaaggaaggaaggaagtaaAGGAATTAATGAATAACTGAATTAAATTTCTTATATTAATCAACAGGGGAAGTTTCACACAAAACAACGTTGTATCTAATCAAACATTCTGAACTACAGTAACGAAgtatctacacacacaaaaatgcttcttttcCGAATCACAAAACTTGTTTTATACAGCTCCTTTAAGAATGATGAAACAAGAGAGAAGTGATGACAAATGTGAGGAGACCAACCGTTCAGAACTTCACTCTTTCTTCTTGGACATACGACAAACACAATGGTTCATTTCTCGGCTCTGTTTGTAATTGTTTTCGCTACAGTACTTCTTGTTAATTGTGATCTTATACCAACTCTGTTTCAAGATGAGGAGAAAGGTAAGTGTACATTTTTCAGATGAGTTACATTGTTCCTCTTAAGTTTTACTTAAAAGCAAAACAATTTTGGTTGGAACAATGTTTTATTCAGTCATTTCTTACGAAAATAAAAAGACAACACGCTATAAGCTTTTAGTACTGATTCTATGGTACATGTATACAACATATGATTTCTGGCCACGATATTTTTGTCGATTTACATTCTAAAACCAACAAACATTTTCGAATAATTATCAAAGATATGCAGATAACTCAAGGAATGCAACCAGAATAGTTTGATTGGAGTTCTCTTTTATACTGTACTggtatttggtttttttacggTTTCGTGAAAACTGAGTGCAGAGGACACAGCAGCTTATGGTGTATAATTGTAGATGTAAAGAAACTTAAATTACCAAGGATTGTATACTATATTTTGCTGTATTGTATATGTGTGCAATTGCAGTTGCAAAGAAACTTAAATTACCAAGGAGTGTATACTATATTTTGTTGTATTGTATATGTGTGCAATTGCAGTTGCAAAGAAACTTAAATTACCAAGGAGTGTATACTATATTTTGTTGTATTGTATATGTGTGCAATTGCAGTTGCAAAGAAACATAAATTACCAAGGATTGTATACTATATTTTGCTGTGTTGTAAATGTGTGCAATTGCAGTTGCAAAGAAACATAAATTACCAAGGATCGTATCCTATATTTTGCTGTATTTCATATGTGTGCAATTGCGGTTGCAAAGAAACTTAAATGACCAAAGATTGTATCCTATATTTTGCTGTATTTCATATGTTTGCAATTGCAGTTGCAAAGAAACGTAAATTACCAAGGATTGTATACTATATTTTGCTGTATTGTATATGTGTGCAATTGCAGTTGCAAAGAAACTTAAATTACCAAGGAGTGTATACTATATTTTGTTGTATTGTATATGTGTGCAATTGCAGTTGCAAAGAAACATAAATTACCAAGGATTGTATACTATATTTTGCTGTATTGTATATGTGTGCAATTGCAGTTGCAAAGAAACATAAATTACCAAGGATTGCATACTATATTTTGCTGTATTTCATATGTGTGCAATTGCAGTTGCAAAGAAACATAAATTACCAAGGATTGTATACTATATTTTGCTGTGTTGTAAATGTGTGCAATTGCAGTTGCAAAGAAACATAAATTACCAAGGATCGTATCCTATATTTTGCTGTATTTCATATGTGTGCAATTGCGGTTGCAAAGAAACTTAAATGACCAAAGATTGTAAACTGCATTGTGCTGTATTATATAGGTGTGCAAAGATACGTTGTAGTAAACCCACATCGATCATGTATTCCGCATTTAAAACTTACCATTATCGATTCGTAACGGAACATAATTATTGACGTTGAGGCTAACACGGACAAAAGTTGAGGACTTTAGAAAGTGAACTCTTCTTTTTGATCCAGCCTTTGACTTAAAAGGCATCTTTCCCGTGTCAGTAAATGAGTCGGTTCACCTTCTCAGATCTGGACCGGCTTTTAGGTCTATATAtgatactagaggaatacccgcttcgccgggtgaatcgcgaaattcttgcaaataccgtacgggattgacgccacacgaaggaagggagataaacgcgcaaaacactggagaagataaggaagagttactgggaatggatctacagaaaagccaaaatcggttcaccgcgccgcgcttagagcacgtgttgaaaattttcatcgaccagattgtgtccggggtctacctgaatatgcccaccaaatttgaagcagatccatcgagaactttggccgtgcatcgcgaaatgacagacagacacacacacacacacacaagccgtatatagatatagatagaagGCTATATATATCCTTCTACCTGGTCACAATATATCAAATCCACAGCCTGTATGCTTTCTGTGCAAATGGACGTTTGGAATGTATCGAAGTGGAGGGATATGGCCTTACCCCACGCTGGCCTCAAATCTTTctccttgagtaataaaaaatatataaaaaagtTTTTGAATATTAAGATTAGACTGGTTCCGAACAACTCTCGCCTACTCTAGTACACAatcatgtcgtatgcatttagagtgcttacttccctttgttgatcagatctTGAGTATTAAAGTTCGTTCAAACCTGGCCTCATCTTAGAGTCGAATCGCTTACAAAGGAAGAGCTCCGCCTTTAACTTGTTGTCATTAGAATGCCACGTGTCGACAACGACGTTTTTCGACAATCAACACTTCCACTACAACTACTTACGCCGCCAGTATGACGGCTGCACGCACGTCATGGGAAACCTCGTCATAGCGGACCTCTCCAGTTATGACATCGAGTACGATCTGTCCTTTCTGCAGGTATTAACTTGTTCaactcagtctgtctgtctgtctgtctgtctgtctgtctgtctgtctgtctgtctgtctgtctgtctgtctgtctgtctgtttgtctgtttgtctgtcagtctgtctcagtctgtctctgtctctatctctctgtctctctgtctgtccgactgactgtctgtctgtctgtctgtctgtctgtatgtatgtatgtctctctctctctctctctctctctcttcctctctctctctctctctcttccttgctctctgtctgtctgtctgtctgtctgtctgtctgtctgcctctctctctctctttctctctctctctctttcagtctttctctctctctctctctcttactagctctctctctctctctttatctctctccctctctctctctttatctctctctctctctctctctctcacacactctctctttcagtatttttctctctctctccctctctctctttctagctctctctctctacatctctctccctctctctctttgtaattctctctctctctccctctctctctctctctttcttttttcgcccATCCCCTCTAACTTCCGAACACTACCCCCTTTCAATCAGCAAATGGCACGGGTTTGTTTTTATAACgttcattaggccaaaaaaaaaaaattgtctgtttagggtaacccgaccgaccctatcgatttggcgccgacccaaaaacttttttttgatttaaaaaaaaaagaaaaaaaaaaagaggtaaaaatgctaaaaagagacatttggcgtttctttctctccctttctctctgttttatttatacgttagttttgaaacatgtattcatcaaatataagaagtgaatgttcagccaacatttacacccaaaaaaaaaaaaaaaaaaaaaaaaaaaaaaaaactttacctacctaccgaccctactttttttggtcatgttaccctaaacagacaattttttttttttggccttatacaaAGCTTCATGTTCTtggtattttttgaaagctgTAGAACACCACAAAAAGTTACTTCATTATCATGAAGGGGTTGTTTTTACTTGTGATAATTATTATGGCATTTGTTTCTCGCTGTTTTCGCGGATGGAATCATTCTTTTCATCAGGAAATCAACAAGGCTTCTTGTTAAAACCCTGCGGCAAGTTTAATTACATTCTTGATTTGGACAGAGAATCTGGAGGACTTCGTTTGcttgtggtttgttttgggTAAGGctgagagaataagagagagagagagagagagagagagagagagagagagagagacagagacagagacacagagacacagagagcgagagagagggagagagagagagacagagagagagtgagagagagtgagagagagagacacacacacacacagagacagagagagagagggagagacagagagacaaagacagagagagagagagagagagagagagagagagagagagagagagagagagagagagagagagagagagagagagagagagagagtacacagGAAAAGACGAGACGAAATCTGTAATAACGACGGTACCAAATAAGCAGGGAAATATGGACAAAACTTTtatcacgagagagagagagagagagagagagagagagagtgagagacagacagacagacagacagacatacagacacagacagagagagagacagaaagagagacagagagagagacagagaaagagagagagagacacagagagagagacagagagagagagtgagaaactCAAGACTCAAATGGTTTACTGGTTAGGCAATCTGCCCATGACCAagtggggatggggggaatGGGCATAATTAATACAACACTTTTCGAAGTCGAACGCGTGTCCGCGTACACACGTTGTTTACTGACTTGGTGTGTCCAATGTCAGACGCGTAGTTTACCGATACAGTTTGTGTTTACACATGGTTTCATTTCCAATGTTCGTGCGATATATCAAAGTTCAAGTTTGAAGGTAAACCCTGAGAAGATTAACCAGAGCGTGCAAGTCCTTGCAGGTCACATGATCTATTTCGGGTCGGTAGAGTTTTCGTCGCACATCCGTGGTCTCTtcaataaatgccagtcgttctgCTTCATCCGAACTCATGTctactttgagagagagagtgagagagagagagagagagagagagagagagagagagagagacacacacacacacacacacacacacacacacacacacacacacacagagtgagagagagagagagagggagagagagagagagggaggaagagagagagcgagagagagagagagagagcgagagagagaacgagagagagacagagacagagagagcgagacagagagagagagacagagacagagagagagagagaaagagggagagagagatggaaagagagagccAAAGgaaaagatagagacagagaacgAAAGAGGCTGAaaccgacagagacagagacacagagctTGTTTTCGGAACATCCCCTGACGtgtgcagtggcgtggtgggTAAGGCGTCggtctcctaatcgggaggtcgtgagttcgaatcccggtcgctgccgcctggtgggttaagagtggagatttttcgatctcccaggtcaacttatgtgcagacctgataGTGACTTAACccacttcgtgtgtacacgcaagcacaagaccaagtgcgcacgccCAACGAACGCGGAGTGAAGCTTACtctgctctcagagtatagtgtggggaacccaaatgggcaaacgagctcacacgtcaccagaatttctggaacgctgaagaagaagaagaagaagaagaagaaggaacatCACCAGCTAAATAACAAAGCCAAATATTACGACGTCGTCATTATTGTggggtttttggctcacgtaagtgtagcctatgcgatcgtaactttgtctgtctgtgcgtgcgtgcgtgcgtctgtgcgtgtgtatgtctgtggtagaaactctaacatttgaagacgtcacattacattgacgtcacattatgacgtaagagggttagacgtcacgcgaaggaagtactgaaagtctcggtcattattattttgagcgcgccgagactagttggcagtcgtgtccttgtaagtaggctacatgcagacagacagatctagatctagtgtctcgctttcttgcacagtttcacctatgctctttctgtgtgtgtgtgtgtgtgtgtgtgtatgtgtgtgtgtgtgtgtgtgtgtgtgtgtgtgtgtgtgtgtgtgtgtgtgtgtgtgtgtgtgtgtgtgtgtgtgacggagtgattgagtttgtgttactgtttgtcgatttcttacgtgagccttgatggcttcgcctcttgtttcatcTTAGTTTTCCGTTATATCAAAATGACCAGAAAAACGTTGAAATTGATGATGCGAATACTTtcctttttccttctttctttctttctttcgatctttctttcttttctgaaTGCACATATAAGTATGTGTCAATCATGTGAGAATAAAAGTCGCtggttcatgtcaatgcttgttattcccCAAGTTGTCAGAAAAGTTAGTTCCGCGGAACAATCatttactcttgttgcacatgttaCAGACCGCTTACGTCCCTTTATTTCATATGATCTGACGTATGTGTCAGCACTCATAAGAGCAACACACGAACAAAACCCTCAATTTTCATTTTCTCgccactctcccccccccccccccccccccccccccccttacgtCCTTatcttattttgtttatttatgtgttCATTTATTTTGCACGGACCAATCAGAGCATCCGTTACGTGAGCGGTCACGTGGCCATCTTCGCCAATGTCAACCCAGCGGTCGTGCCCTTGACCCGCTTAGAGATCATACGGGGCAACACTTCCTTTCGGGATGACCAAGCAATTCAAGGCGTATCGGACATCACATTGCTCATCGCCGTCAATGACCACACGCAGGTTCTCATGCCTAACCTGAAAGGtatggtgtctgtctgtctgtctgtctgtctgtctctccgtcttccgtccgtctgtccgtctgtctgtctgtcggtctgtctgtctgtctgtctgtgctagcgtctgtctgtctgtctgtctgtctgtctgtccgtccgtcagtctgtccgtctgtctgtccgtccgtctgtcggtccgtctgtctgtctgtctgtctggtcaaTTCTAGTCTAGTAAttcgtgtctgtctctctgcctgtctgtctagtTTAGTCTAGTTTAGTCAAGTCTAGTGTAGTCAAGTCAAGTCTAGTCCAATCTAGTCTAGTCTAGTCTAGTCTTGTCCTGTCTAGTCTAGCCTAGTCTAGTCCAGTctagtcttgtcttgtcttgtcttgtcttgtcttgttttgttttaacttaTCTTGTCTAGTCTTGTCACGGTGTGTCTGACATCAAACTTCGTATTGCCGTCAAAGATGACACGCAAATGTTATCCTCGTGCCCAAACAAAATGCGGTGtaatgtctgtctttctatctgtctggctAGCTGGCTCGCTGGCTGCTCGTCCGTCTGATTGTCAGTCCATCCGTCGGCCTACCTGCCTGCCCGTCTGTCTTTGGAATGATTACCCTGTTGCTCCTCTGA
It encodes the following:
- the LOC138958128 gene encoding epidermal growth factor receptor-like isoform X1, whose translation is MVHFSALFVIVFATVLLVNCDLIPTLFQDEEKECHVSTTTFFDNQHFHYNYLRRQYDGCTHVMGNLVIADLSSYDIEYDLSFLQSIRYVSGHVAIFANVNPAVVPLTRLEIIRGNTSFRDDQAIQGVSDITLLIAVNDHTQVLMPNLKEVSSGNVLIDLNTSPDLCYLDTIDWSHIVREGTVHMSSNNATCPPCSRACELAASWRGHCWGRADDLCQWPTGPSQCAEECNDRCSYKDPSVCCHDQCAVGCTGPSPRQCMLCKDYQLQDGSCVSHCPYEPWTNPRGQNCIPVE
- the LOC138958128 gene encoding epidermal growth factor receptor-like isoform X2, with amino-acid sequence MVHFSALFVIVFATVLLVNCDLIPTLFQDEEKECHVSTTTFFDNQHFHYNYLRRQYDGCTHVMGNLVIADLSSYDIEYDLSFLQSIRYVSGHVAIFANVNPAVVPLTRLEIIRGNTSFRDDQAIQGVSDITLLIAVNDHTQVLMPNLKEVSSGNVLIDLNTSPDLCYLDTIDWSHIVREGTVHMSSNNATCPPCSRACELAASWRGHCWGRADDLCQWPTGPSQCAEECNDRCSYKDPNVCCTPQCAACFNNCVLT